The following proteins are encoded in a genomic region of Pagrus major chromosome 16, Pma_NU_1.0:
- the LOC141010897 gene encoding homeobox protein SIX6 — MFQLPILNFSPQQVAGVCETLEESGDVERLGRFLWSLPVAPAACEVLNKNESVLRARAVVAFHTGNFRELYHILENHKFTKESHTKLQALWLEAHYQEAEKLRGRPLGPVDKYRVRKKFPLPRTIWDGEQKTHCFKERTRHLLREWYLQDPYPNPSKKRELAQATGLTPTQVGNWFKNRRQRDRAAAAKNRLQQQVLSGGSVRSLADEDGTVDRLGNSSSPEASLSSKAAASAISITSSDSECDI; from the exons ATGTTTCAGCTGCCCATCTTGAATTTCAGCCCCCAGCAGGTCGCCGGGGTCTGCGAGACTCTGGAGGAGAGCGGGGACGTCGAGCGCCTCGGCCGCTTCCTCTGGTCGCTGCCCGTCGCGCCAGCGGCCTGCGAGGTCCTCAACAAGAACGAGTCGGTGCTGAGGGCCCGGGCCGTCGTCGCCTTCCACACCGGCAATTTCCGTGAACTTTACCACATCCTGGAGAACCACAAGTTCACCAAAGAGTCGCACACGAAGCTGCAGGCGCTGTGGCTCGAAGCGCACTACCAGGAGGCTGAGAAGCTGCGGGGACGCCCGCTGGGGCCGGTGGACAAATACAGGGTGCGGAAGAAGTTCCCCCTACCCAGAACCATTTGGGATGGAGAGCAGAAAACCCACTGCTTCAAGGAGAGAACCCGGCACTTGTTACGAGAATGGTATTTGCAGGATCCCTACCCGAATCCCAGTAAAAAGAGGGAGCTTGCACAGGCTACAGGACTTACACCCACACAAGTAGGAAACTGGTTCAAAAATcgcagacaaagagacagagcagCGGCTGCGAAGAACAG GCTCCAGCAGCAGGTCCTGTCCGGCGGCTCGGTTCGCTCCCTGGCGGACGAGGACGGCACCGTGGACCGCCTGGGGAACTCGTCCAGTCCGGAGGCCAGTCTGTCCAGCAAAGCAGCCGCCTCGGccatctccatcacctccaGCGACAGTGAATGTGACATCTGA